From the genome of Varibaculum prostatecancerukia, one region includes:
- a CDS encoding bifunctional folylpolyglutamate synthase/dihydrofolate synthase, translated as MNSQDSQQPAGNPYEQIAQGAQGKRGQIDPELLPYLVEADREEQIELPISDASADPQESQRLREILRAGGIAMPDELADDESIAEGEAGQEAAEASFNETAAAAVSSDEALQADFEVAQVYARILQRRPEHNISPTKARIERALDYLSDPQLSYPSLHIAGTNGKTSTARIADSLLSAQGMRVGRFTSPHLVSVRERISIDGKPISPQAFLQANQDVEPIIALADKEGESAGEGYLSFFEYLTALAFQAFAAAPIDMGVIEVGMGGRWDSTNVLDSPVQVICPISFDHEKWLGDTLSEIAGEKAGIILPGATVICGPQEAEALEVIRQACREKDATLRLFGEDFTVSDHKMAVGGQMFTLTTPAASYQDLYLPLFGRHQAVNAALAIAAVEALGAGKPLSEEVLAAGLDAARSPGRLEVLGGSPTIIVDAAHNPAGAAALRAGIEDAFGFQKVVGVFSAMGDKNVEGILAEMEPLLDAVVTLPMDGERAMEPVELAKIAGEVFGAEQTFAAPNLLDAVDRAVSLTEEGELPADAVGIVIFGSVVLAGQARQLLAPRIREDRKRR; from the coding sequence GTGAATAGTCAAGATAGCCAACAGCCGGCGGGTAATCCGTACGAACAGATAGCCCAGGGCGCGCAAGGAAAACGGGGACAAATAGATCCGGAACTGCTGCCTTATTTAGTGGAGGCAGATAGGGAAGAACAAATCGAGTTGCCGATTAGCGATGCTTCGGCTGACCCCCAGGAATCGCAGCGCTTACGAGAGATTCTGCGGGCTGGCGGGATTGCTATGCCCGATGAGCTTGCTGATGACGAAAGTATCGCGGAGGGCGAAGCGGGGCAAGAGGCCGCGGAGGCTTCCTTTAATGAAACAGCAGCTGCCGCGGTTTCCTCCGATGAAGCCCTACAGGCAGATTTTGAAGTCGCCCAGGTCTATGCTCGGATCTTACAGAGGCGCCCGGAACATAACATCTCGCCGACTAAAGCGCGGATCGAGCGCGCCCTGGACTACCTTTCGGATCCGCAACTGTCTTATCCCAGTTTGCATATTGCCGGCACCAATGGGAAAACCTCTACTGCGCGCATTGCCGATAGTTTGCTGAGCGCCCAGGGGATGCGGGTAGGGCGCTTTACCTCCCCGCATCTGGTCAGCGTACGCGAGAGGATCTCTATTGACGGGAAACCGATCAGTCCCCAGGCGTTCTTGCAGGCCAACCAGGATGTGGAGCCGATTATCGCCCTCGCCGATAAAGAGGGCGAATCAGCCGGTGAAGGCTATCTTTCCTTCTTCGAGTATTTAACTGCTTTAGCTTTCCAGGCTTTCGCGGCTGCCCCTATAGACATGGGAGTAATCGAAGTGGGGATGGGGGGACGCTGGGATTCCACTAATGTGCTGGACTCCCCGGTGCAGGTAATCTGCCCGATTTCTTTTGACCACGAAAAATGGTTGGGGGATACCCTCAGCGAAATCGCTGGAGAAAAAGCGGGGATTATTCTTCCTGGTGCCACGGTTATTTGCGGTCCGCAAGAAGCAGAAGCCCTGGAGGTTATTAGACAGGCCTGCCGGGAAAAAGATGCGACTTTGCGCCTTTTCGGAGAGGATTTCACGGTTAGTGACCACAAAATGGCGGTCGGGGGACAAATGTTTACCCTGACTACCCCCGCTGCCAGCTATCAAGACCTTTATTTGCCGCTCTTTGGACGCCACCAAGCCGTAAATGCGGCTTTGGCGATTGCAGCGGTCGAAGCGCTAGGAGCAGGCAAACCGCTTTCTGAGGAAGTGCTGGCGGCCGGGCTAGACGCGGCGCGTTCTCCCGGGCGCCTAGAGGTTCTGGGGGGTTCGCCCACCATCATCGTGGACGCGGCCCATAACCCGGCGGGGGCGGCGGCGCTTAGAGCCGGAATCGAGGACGCGTTCGGGTTCCAAAAGGTTGTCGGTGTTTTCTCGGCGATGGGCGATAAAAACGTGGAAGGTATCTTGGCGGAGATGGAGCCGCTGCTAGATGCGGTGGTGACTTTGCCGATGGATGGCGAGCGCGCCATGGAGCCAGTGGAACTGGCGAAAATCGCGGGAGAAGTCTTTGGGGCGGAACAAACCTTCGCGGCTCCGAATCTTTTAGACGCGGTTGACCGGGCGGTTTCTTTAACCGAGGAGGGCGAGCTCCCCGCGGACGCGGTGGGAATCGTGATTTTCGGTTCGGTAGTTTTGGCGGGGCAGGCACGGCAGCTGCTGGCACCTCGCATTCGGGAAGATCGTAAACGCAGGTGA
- the ileS gene encoding isoleucine--tRNA ligase produces the protein MGYYPRHKDGDVSANPSFPQLEEQTLKYWKQNDTFRKSIAQRDAGDAGANEFVFYDGPPFANGLPHYGHLLTGYVKDVVGRYQTMQGHRVERRFGWDTHGLPAELEAERILNIEDKSEIEGPDGIGIEKFNQTCRESVLRYTKEWEEYVTRQARWVDFDNDYKTLDVTYMESVIWAFKQLYDKGLAYEGFRVLPYCWNDQTPLSNHELKMDDDIYQDRQDNTVTVGLRLETGELAMVWTTTPWTLPSNLAIAVGPEITYVTVQVEADLESPVAGEKVIIARDLLPAYAKELGEDPQIVAEYPGSELVGRSYEPIFDYYKDQLGEGETPGAKAYHVLAADFVTTTDGTGLVHQAPYGEDDMILLTANGINAVTPVDDAGLFTAEVSDYQGVQIFDANKQIIRDFRLGNEDDQGPLARTPKEKRAVLVRQQSFVHSYPHCWRCRKPLIYKPVSSWFVKVTDFRERMVELNQQIDWVPEHIKDGQFGKWLEGARDWSISRNRFWGSPIPVWKSDDPTYPRVDVYGSLAELEADFGVEVKDLHRPFIDTLVRPNPDDPTGKSMMRRIPDVLDCWFDSGSMPYAQVHYPFENQQWFEDHYPGDFIVEYIGQTRGWFYVLHVLATALFDRPAFTSCVSHGIVLGDDGRKMSKSLRNYPDVNEVFDTYGSDAMRWFLMSSPVVRGGNLVVKDEGIRDTVRHVILPLWNIYYFFALYAGSCNKGAGYQAKALDLEDPKALQQLGVMDRYLLARTRNLALNVKELLDSYDIPGACDAISEHLDLMTNWYVRTSRDRFWEEDTEAYDTLYTCLEVLMRVMAPLAPLVTEEIWRGLTGGESVHLCDYPVLPDTVDDPALVSAMDMVREVVSAAHSLRKTHGLRVRQPLKSLTIVHDDAQKLADFSELIAGEVNVKQVVLQASSESGLKLQRQLKLNPKAFAPEIRKVTSQLFKAQKTGQWHEEGENVVFPEVLVADQPVTLSGDQFSLSTTVEVEEGQVATVLGDGTVVVLDTEITPELEAEGYARDLVRSIQDERKAQDLHVSDRIELVLEVPSERVAGVQEHAQMIAREVLATAFRVEAATADEVKINITAVHPV, from the coding sequence GTGGGCTACTATCCGCGGCATAAAGATGGCGATGTTTCCGCCAATCCGTCTTTCCCCCAGCTAGAGGAACAGACCCTGAAGTATTGGAAGCAGAACGACACTTTCCGCAAATCGATTGCCCAAAGAGATGCCGGAGATGCGGGCGCTAACGAGTTCGTGTTCTACGATGGCCCTCCTTTTGCTAACGGCCTGCCCCACTATGGGCATTTGCTGACCGGCTATGTAAAAGACGTGGTCGGCCGCTACCAAACCATGCAAGGCCACCGGGTGGAACGGCGTTTTGGTTGGGACACCCACGGTCTGCCCGCAGAACTAGAGGCCGAACGCATCCTCAATATTGAAGACAAATCCGAAATTGAAGGCCCGGACGGTATCGGGATTGAAAAATTCAACCAGACCTGCCGGGAATCAGTGCTGCGCTACACCAAAGAGTGGGAAGAATACGTTACCCGCCAGGCACGCTGGGTAGATTTCGATAACGACTACAAGACCCTCGACGTCACTTATATGGAATCGGTGATCTGGGCGTTTAAACAGCTTTACGATAAGGGACTGGCCTATGAGGGCTTTAGGGTGTTGCCCTATTGCTGGAACGACCAGACTCCGCTGTCGAACCATGAACTGAAAATGGATGACGATATTTATCAGGATCGTCAAGACAATACCGTAACCGTGGGGCTACGCCTGGAAACAGGCGAACTGGCGATGGTATGGACCACCACCCCCTGGACGCTGCCCTCTAACCTGGCAATCGCAGTCGGCCCCGAGATCACCTATGTGACCGTGCAGGTAGAAGCAGATTTAGAATCTCCGGTAGCCGGGGAAAAAGTTATTATCGCGCGTGACCTGTTGCCTGCCTACGCGAAAGAACTAGGGGAAGATCCCCAGATTGTGGCAGAATACCCGGGATCGGAGCTGGTAGGACGCTCCTACGAGCCGATTTTTGACTACTACAAAGACCAGCTGGGCGAGGGGGAAACCCCGGGCGCTAAGGCCTATCACGTACTGGCTGCGGACTTCGTAACCACCACTGACGGTACCGGTCTGGTGCACCAGGCTCCCTACGGCGAGGACGATATGATCCTGCTAACCGCCAATGGGATTAACGCCGTCACCCCGGTAGATGACGCCGGGCTATTCACCGCGGAGGTCTCCGACTACCAGGGCGTACAGATTTTTGACGCCAATAAACAGATTATTCGCGACTTCCGGCTCGGTAACGAGGACGACCAAGGCCCCTTGGCGCGCACCCCGAAAGAAAAACGGGCAGTGCTGGTGCGGCAACAGTCCTTTGTACACTCCTATCCGCACTGTTGGCGTTGCCGCAAGCCGTTGATTTATAAACCGGTTTCTTCTTGGTTTGTAAAAGTGACTGACTTCCGTGAACGGATGGTGGAGCTAAACCAGCAGATCGACTGGGTACCCGAGCATATTAAAGATGGACAGTTCGGTAAATGGCTGGAGGGCGCCCGCGACTGGTCGATTTCCCGTAACCGTTTCTGGGGTAGCCCCATCCCGGTGTGGAAGTCTGATGACCCTACCTATCCGCGCGTAGATGTTTACGGTTCGCTGGCGGAACTAGAAGCAGATTTCGGGGTAGAAGTTAAAGATCTGCACCGGCCGTTTATCGATACTTTGGTGCGTCCTAACCCGGATGATCCCACCGGCAAATCCATGATGCGCCGGATCCCTGACGTGTTGGACTGCTGGTTCGATTCCGGTTCCATGCCCTATGCGCAGGTACACTACCCCTTTGAAAACCAGCAATGGTTCGAGGATCACTATCCCGGCGATTTTATCGTGGAATATATTGGGCAGACCCGCGGCTGGTTCTACGTGCTGCACGTGTTGGCTACGGCGCTTTTTGATCGGCCGGCCTTTACTTCCTGTGTTTCTCACGGGATTGTGCTCGGCGATGATGGCCGCAAAATGTCGAAGTCGCTGCGCAACTATCCGGACGTAAACGAAGTGTTCGACACCTACGGTTCGGATGCGATGCGTTGGTTCCTAATGTCTTCCCCGGTGGTGCGGGGCGGCAACCTGGTGGTAAAGGACGAGGGGATTCGGGATACGGTTCGCCACGTGATTTTGCCGCTATGGAACATTTATTACTTCTTCGCCCTCTATGCCGGTTCCTGCAATAAAGGTGCCGGTTACCAGGCGAAAGCCTTGGATTTAGAGGATCCGAAAGCGCTGCAGCAACTGGGAGTTATGGATCGCTACCTATTGGCACGTACCCGTAACTTAGCGCTAAATGTCAAGGAGCTGCTGGATAGCTACGATATTCCGGGGGCTTGCGATGCGATCAGCGAGCATCTGGATTTGATGACTAACTGGTATGTGCGTACTTCCCGGGATCGTTTCTGGGAAGAAGATACCGAAGCCTACGACACGCTCTACACTTGCCTAGAAGTATTGATGCGGGTGATGGCGCCGCTGGCTCCGCTAGTGACCGAAGAAATCTGGCGGGGACTAACCGGGGGAGAGTCGGTACATCTCTGCGATTACCCGGTGCTTCCAGATACGGTTGATGACCCTGCTTTGGTATCCGCTATGGATATGGTGCGCGAGGTAGTTTCGGCGGCTCATTCGCTGCGTAAGACCCACGGCCTGCGGGTACGTCAGCCGCTGAAGTCACTGACTATTGTGCATGATGACGCCCAAAAACTGGCGGATTTCTCGGAATTGATTGCCGGGGAAGTAAACGTCAAGCAGGTAGTGTTGCAGGCTTCTAGCGAGTCAGGGCTTAAGCTGCAGCGGCAACTGAAGTTGAATCCGAAAGCCTTCGCACCTGAGATTCGCAAAGTTACTTCCCAGCTATTTAAGGCTCAAAAGACCGGTCAGTGGCACGAAGAGGGCGAAAACGTTGTCTTCCCCGAAGTGTTGGTTGCCGACCAGCCAGTTACTTTAAGCGGGGACCAGTTCTCGCTGTCTACCACGGTTGAAGTTGAAGAAGGACAGGTGGCCACGGTTCTGGGCGATGGGACAGTGGTGGTACTCGATACCGAAATCACCCCGGAGCTTGAGGCCGAAGGCTATGCCCGCGACTTGGTGCGCTCCATCCAAGATGAGCGTAAAGCCCAGGATTTGCACGTTTCTGATCGCATTGAACTGGTGCTGGAAGTTCCTAGCGAGCGAGTAGCCGGCGTGCAAGAGCATGCCCAAATGATCGCCCGGGAAGTACTGGCTACCGCGTTTAGGGTAGAAGCGGCGACCGCAGATGAGGTGAAAATCAACATCACTGCGGTGCATCCGGTATAG